A window of Nitratireductor kimnyeongensis genomic DNA:
TTTGAAGTTCGGTCAGAGCTGCGGCAACATCGGTCCCGTCGGGCAGACGCTCAGCCAACGCCCTTTCGGCCACCGGTTCTGCACTTGCGAAAATAATGGCCTCCACCATCCGTTTGACCTCGACGAGATGCGGCGAACGCGCCTCAGAAGCGTCGTTTTCCGGCTCGCCTTCATTGGCGACGAGGCGCACTACATTGCTGTTTTCAGTCATCGGCATTCTCAAAGAGGCTGGCCGGCGCCTTCTTGCCCGTACGCATGTAGATGGGCGCGAAGGGTTCCTGCTGACGGATTTCGAGAGCTCCTTCACGCACCAGTTCGAGAGAGGCGGCGAAAGCGCTTGCGGTTGCTGTCGCGCGTTCCTCCGCGTTGGCCATATAGCGGATGAGAAAATGATCCAGCGCGGTCCAGTCTCCGAATTCACCGATCATGCGCACCAGGATTTCCCGCGCCTGTTTGAGCGACCAGACGCCACGCTTGGCAATGCGTACATTCGTCACCGCACGGCGCTGACGCTGAGAGGCATAGGCGGTAAGCAGATCATAGAGCGACGCTGTAAAGGCGCTCTCCTTCTGAACGATCACCGACTCTGGCATTCCACGAGCAAACACGTCCCGGCCCAGACGGTTACGATTCACAAGCCGCGCCGCCGCATCGCGCATCGCTTCCAGCCGTTTCAGACGGAACTGAAGAAGTGCCGCCATTTCCTCACCGGTCGGCTCTTCATCCTCCGGCTTCTTGGGGATCAGCAAGCGTGATTTCAGATAGGCAAGCCAGGCCGCCATCACCAGGTAGTCGGCGGCCAACTCCAGCCGCATCTTGCGTACTTTTTCAATGAAAGCGATGTATTGCTCGGCAAGGGCGAGAACCGAGATGCGCGCCAGATCCACCTTCTGCGTACGTGCCAGGTGAAGAAGAAGGTCGAGCGGTCCTTCAAAACCATCGACGTCAACCGTCAGCGCAGGCTCGGAGACACCGTGCTCCTTTTCCTGATCGTCCCACAGCTTGTCCATGGGTGCCGGTTTGACGGCGGATTTTTCAGCGTTTTGCGCCAAGCGTCATTGACCTTTTTCGTCAGGCGACCGCCGCGAAGCACTCCTCGAATTCAGCGCGCGCAGCCAATTCTTCCGTACCGTCCCCCGGATTGAGGCAAGCCAGTGCACGTTTGGCCCGCTCCAGGCTCTTGCCCGACAATTCAGGCGCCTTTTCGGCGACAGCCTGCATTTCCGGCATAATCCCATGACAGTGAAGGACGAGATCACAGCCCGCCGCAAGGATTGCTTCGGCCCGTTGCGAGAAATCCCCAGAAAGTGCGTGCATCGACACGTCATCGCTCATCAGGAGTCCGTCAAAGCCGATTTCGCCTCGAATGATGTCTCGGATCACCTTGTCCGAAGTGGTCGCTGGCCGCTCTCGGTCGATCGCATGAAAGACGATATGTGCAGTCATCGCCATCGGTAGGTCCGCTAGCGCCTTGAATGGCACAAAATCATGCGAGCGTAGCTCATCCAGGGAAGCTGTCACCTCGGGCAGCGCCTTGTGGCTGTCCGCAAAGGCCCGCCCGTGGCCCGGCATGTGCTTCATCACCGGGAGAACCCCCCCCGCCATCAGCCCCTCACTCGCCGCCCGACCAAGTGCGATCACCGTCTGCGGGTCATGAGCGTAAGCACGATCCCCGATCACGTCATGCGCACCGGAAACGGGAACGTCGAGTACCGGCAGACAATCCGCGGTGATCCCATAGCGCCGGAGATCCATTGCATGGAGACGCGACATCAGCCACGCTGCGCGCACTCCCAGGTCCGGATCCTTTGCAAAAACCCTGCCCAGTTCACTCGCCGTCGGATAATTGGCCGCCAGAGGAGGACGCATACGCTGCACCCTGCCACCCTCCTGATCGATGAAAACCGGCGCATCGGGTCTCCCGACACTGTCACGCATGGAAGCGACAAGATCGCTCAACTGCGCAGGTTCATCCACATTGCGCGCGAATAGGATAAAGCCCCAAGGGCGCTCGTCGCGATAGAAGGCGATTTCATCCGCCGTCAGCTTCTTCCCCGTCGCGCCGAGGATCATGGATTTTGATTCGCTCATGACAACAGGATAACCGGGCTCGGGAATCTGGAAAAGAAAACAAAAAACCGCCGCGCGATGGCGGCGGTTTTGACTGGTCTTGTTCCCAGATCACTTCGAAACGAAGCAACTGCCTCCTGCCGACTTGAGCTGCGAGCAAAGACGGATTGCTTCGTCTTTCGAGGATGAGGGTATACGGACACGATAGTATGTGCCCTTTCCTGCGATCTCGGCCTTGACGATGTTCACGCCTTTCCCGGTCAGGAGACCTCCGTAGCGTTGCGCCATGTCCTGATAGGACTTTTGCGCGGCTTCCACGGTCGGCTGGGAGGAAATCTGCACTGACCAACCGTCCGAACCGGAAGTAACCGGTGCCGGAGCGGGTGTCTGGGCAACAGGTTGCGCCGGCTGACTGGGGGCTGCTGCGACCTGAGCGGGCTGGGATGTTTCAACAGTTCGCGGAGGCTGCGCTGCTGTTGCAGCGGGGCGTGAGGGCGGGACCGGTGCGGTGACCGGTACACTGCCCGCGGTAGCATTCGCATCTTCCGATGATCCGTTCAGCGGATCTGCACTCGCAAGGCGCGCATCCGGAGGTGTTTCCTGGCTCGTTTGCGGCTGTGCGATCGTAGCTCCAACCTGCGATGCGGGAACGCTGTCATTCCCGGTCGCCACAGCGGCTTCTGCATTCTGTACCGGCGCTTCCGGCTCGCGAGGAACAATCGTGCCGTCCGGCCGAACCACCATCGTGCGCACGCGGCGTGGCGTCATTGCCGTCACCGGCTCGCTGGTCGCGGTCACCGTATCGCCGGCGCCCGGCGTCAGACGCTCCTCCGACTTTGGCGCAGCTTGCGGAACATCGACCGGTTCCTCGGCCGTCGAAACAAGCCGTTCCTGAACGGGATCAGTGCCGGCATCGGCGCCCGAAACCCTCTGGTAGACCTGATTATCCTGATTTGGAACCTGTTCTCCGCCGGGTGTTTCCGGCTTCACTTTGATGGGCTCATTGTCGGCTCGGACCACCACCGGTGCGGAATTGTCCTCACCGCCGCCCCCAAAGGCAAAAACGCCCACAAGCGCGAGAATGACGACGCCTCCCGCAACACCGAACATCGCCAGGTTCCGACGGCTTGAAAGCAGTCCGGGACGCGCGGACACAGCGGCCGCCTCAGGCGCGAAGGAGGCTTGATCCCGCTCGAAGTCCTCCGACGGATCTCCCCAAGAATCCACATCCGAAAGCGCGAAGGCGTCGGCTGCGTCCGGTTGCTGGTTGTCGCCAGCCACCTCTTTGTCTTGGCCAGCGGCGTTATCCGGCTCGTAAAAACTGTCTGCGAAGGCGGTTTCGAAGCCGAAATCGTCCTCGTCGCGGGTCTGCTCCGTGGGCTGCAGTGCAGCAGCGGCATATGCATCGGCGGGGACAGTTGCAAACGGCTCATCGCTTGCATCCGAGTGCGTTGCAGCGGGCAAACTCTCGCTGTCGCCAAAGGCCCGTGCCAATGCCAGTTCGAGATCATCGGATCCCGCCTCGGGCACACGCTCTGGTTCGCTCACGAACTCGGGAATATGCGCGGCGTCCTCCACCTGCACCCGTTCATTTCCGGGCACATCGACTGTATCGATATGCGGCACGGATGGTTCGGTTGCCGGGGACCGAGTGCCAGGGGAATGCTCCGGCTGCTGCCAGAAAGGTGCAGAAAGAGTGGCATCCACTGGGTCATCCTCGACCGACAGTTCCGACTTCGGCTCAACAGCCTCGAATACGTCCCAGGCGCTCTCGTCCTGCAGGCTTTCATCCGCTTCCGGCTCTATGGCCGGCTCCACAGGCAACGTTTCATCGGCAAACCCCGCCGAAAGCTGCTCTTCAAGACTCGCGGTAAAATCATGCTCTTCGTGTGCAACCGCTCCGGCGACCGCACTCGTCCGCTCGGTTCCCTGAGCTATTGAGGAGGCGAAGGCCTGCGGCGAAAGAAACGGGTCCGCACTGGCCGCTATGTCTGCAGCCGGATCGAAACTCGCCGGAACTTCAGATTGCCCGGTGTCTTCGACATCGTCGAATTCGACAGGGTGGTCAACTGCAGCCCTCTGGGGCTCGAAAAAATCCTCCGGTTCGGGTGTTCCCGGTTTCTCGTCGATTTCCGCATGATCAGATTGATGCGCAAAAGAAGCCTCGGCACCGGAGGTTCCGAAGTTCTGATCAGCGACCTCTTTCTCAGGACGGAACCAATCCTCGTTGGCCAGGGAGGCTTCGAGATCGTTGTCAAGTTGGGCGAAGTCCTGATCGCTGAAGTCCAGGTCATCAGCCTCCGCAGCCCCTTCCGTCTGCTCTTCACGGATGAATCCTGTTTCGGCAACAGGGGCGCTGGGATCGGTCATATCCAGGTCAACCCCGGAGAATTGAGGCTCGATCGCTTCAGTCTCAAGGCTCTGTGGATCAAAAACTTCGGGAGGTTCGGAAGATCTGACAACTTCTTCCTCAGAGGCCGAAACGGCCGACAGGTCGTCAGCAGGCTCCAGCCGCATTTCGCTTTCAAAACTGGCAGCAAAACTCTCGTCGAGTTCGTCGGCCATGTCGGCCGCGATATCAACCGCAGGCTCACCAGGAGCCTGCGTCGCCTCATCAGCATCGAAACGCCAGTCGCTCGATGGCTGAGGCTGCCAGTCGTTCTGGGGAACTGCTTCCTCATGAACCTCGTCGGAAAACTCTGCCAGATCGCCAAGCAATTCGTTCTCGAGCTCAAGCGCGAGGTCATCGCCCTCCTGCTCGGCCTCATTGCTGGACGCCTCGGCGCGCCGTGGATCGTGGCCCATAATGCGGGTCAGTTCCGCAAATGGGTCGTCCTCAGAAAAAACGGCGCTATCCGCGCGTTGGTTCGAGCTATGATCTGCCATGCTTTTTTCCGCACTCACACTCGGTAGACGCCCGCGACGTCGTACAATTGTCGGGTACCAGCGCAATGTGGGCAAAAGGTGACAGACCACCGCACCCCTTTACGGGATGCGGTCAGCGCATCTCAGAAGGCGCCTCGGCCCCGATCAACGCAAGCCCGGATGTCAACACATCGCGAACTGCCTGCACCAGACCCAGTCTGGCATAGGTCAATTCTGGATCGTTAACCTTAACAAAACGTAAGTCGGCTGTTTCGCTGCCCTTGTTCCACTGAGCATGGAACAGGCTTGCCAGGTCATAGAGATAGAACGCCAACCTGTGCGGTTCCATTACCTGGGCAGCACTTTCGATCAGTCGCGGGTACTCCGCCAGCTTGCGAACCAGCGCCAATTCGCCTTCATCCGTAAGCTTGCCAAGCTGAGCCTTCATCTCAGTCCGACTGAATTCGTTCACGCCGAGTTGCTCGCCTGCCTGCCGAAATGCCGAATAGCTTCGGGCGGAAGCATACTGCACATAGAAGACGGGGTTATCCTTCGACTGTTCCGTCACCTTCTCAAAATCGAAATCGAGCGGAGCGTCGTTCTTGCGGTACAGCATCATGAAGCGGATCGGATCACGTCCCACCTCGTCCACGGCCTCCCGAAGGGTAACGAACTCCCCTGCCCTCTTTGACATGCGAACAGGCTCGCCTCCGCGAAATAGCTTTAC
This region includes:
- a CDS encoding segregation and condensation protein A; the protein is MDKLWDDQEKEHGVSEPALTVDVDGFEGPLDLLLHLARTQKVDLARISVLALAEQYIAFIEKVRKMRLELAADYLVMAAWLAYLKSRLLIPKKPEDEEPTGEEMAALLQFRLKRLEAMRDAAARLVNRNRLGRDVFARGMPESVIVQKESAFTASLYDLLTAYASQRQRRAVTNVRIAKRGVWSLKQAREILVRMIGEFGDWTALDHFLIRYMANAEERATATASAFAASLELVREGALEIRQQEPFAPIYMRTGKKAPASLFENADD
- the nagZ gene encoding beta-N-acetylhexosaminidase — translated: MSESKSMILGATGKKLTADEIAFYRDERPWGFILFARNVDEPAQLSDLVASMRDSVGRPDAPVFIDQEGGRVQRMRPPLAANYPTASELGRVFAKDPDLGVRAAWLMSRLHAMDLRRYGITADCLPVLDVPVSGAHDVIGDRAYAHDPQTVIALGRAASEGLMAGGVLPVMKHMPGHGRAFADSHKALPEVTASLDELRSHDFVPFKALADLPMAMTAHIVFHAIDRERPATTSDKVIRDIIRGEIGFDGLLMSDDVSMHALSGDFSQRAEAILAAGCDLVLHCHGIMPEMQAVAEKAPELSGKSLERAKRALACLNPGDGTEELAARAEFEECFAAVA
- a CDS encoding SPOR domain-containing protein, with the translated sequence MADHSSNQRADSAVFSEDDPFAELTRIMGHDPRRAEASSNEAEQEGDDLALELENELLGDLAEFSDEVHEEAVPQNDWQPQPSSDWRFDADEATQAPGEPAVDIAADMADELDESFAASFESEMRLEPADDLSAVSASEEEVVRSSEPPEVFDPQSLETEAIEPQFSGVDLDMTDPSAPVAETGFIREEQTEGAAEADDLDFSDQDFAQLDNDLEASLANEDWFRPEKEVADQNFGTSGAEASFAHQSDHAEIDEKPGTPEPEDFFEPQRAAVDHPVEFDDVEDTGQSEVPASFDPAADIAASADPFLSPQAFASSIAQGTERTSAVAGAVAHEEHDFTASLEEQLSAGFADETLPVEPAIEPEADESLQDESAWDVFEAVEPKSELSVEDDPVDATLSAPFWQQPEHSPGTRSPATEPSVPHIDTVDVPGNERVQVEDAAHIPEFVSEPERVPEAGSDDLELALARAFGDSESLPAATHSDASDEPFATVPADAYAAAALQPTEQTRDEDDFGFETAFADSFYEPDNAAGQDKEVAGDNQQPDAADAFALSDVDSWGDPSEDFERDQASFAPEAAAVSARPGLLSSRRNLAMFGVAGGVVILALVGVFAFGGGGEDNSAPVVVRADNEPIKVKPETPGGEQVPNQDNQVYQRVSGADAGTDPVQERLVSTAEEPVDVPQAAPKSEERLTPGAGDTVTATSEPVTAMTPRRVRTMVVRPDGTIVPREPEAPVQNAEAAVATGNDSVPASQVGATIAQPQTSQETPPDARLASADPLNGSSEDANATAGSVPVTAPVPPSRPAATAAQPPRTVETSQPAQVAAAPSQPAQPVAQTPAPAPVTSGSDGWSVQISSQPTVEAAQKSYQDMAQRYGGLLTGKGVNIVKAEIAGKGTYYRVRIPSSSKDEAIRLCSQLKSAGGSCFVSK